TTTAACCTGGCTGGCCGCGGTATGGGTACTACACGCATTGCCGAATATCTAAACAATAATGGGTTTAAAACCAGACGCGAGAAAAGATTTTCCTCTGCGGTAGTAGGACGGATGCTTAATAATATCACTTACGCCGGAATGATCGAAATTGACGGGGAGCTGGTAAGGGGAAATATCGAGCCAATTATAAGCCTGGATACATACATGAAAATGCAAGGGGCGCTGCAAAGAAGGAAACACCAAATAAAAGCGCCAGGGACAAAGCACCTGCTTACTGGATTGCTGAAATGTTCTATCTGTGGAAGCGGACTTGTCAGCTCAGGATATTATGCTTTGGGAAAACGGTTCTATCGGTGTGCTCGGAAGGCAAACGAAGGCCGATCAGCGTGTACTCTAAAAGCCTTTAATGCAAAAAGGCTTGAGGCGGATATTGAGGCTAAATTATCGGAGATTGTAGCGAAGGATAAAAACCTTATCCTCCAGAGAATGATCAAGGAGGAAGAGAAATATATCCTTATGGCACAGGAAACCAAGCAAGATATCAGAAGATTAGAGTCTTCCATAAAGGGAGATGAAGACAGTGTTAATAAATATTTCGAGATGTTTGAGACTGATTTTATCAGCCAGGAGGATTTAGGAAAGCGGATCGATCTTCTTAAGAAAAATACAAAAGCACAGCGCAATGAACTCTTTACCCTGAAGGCAAGCCTTCTTGATCTAAACCCAACTGAAATAAGAAAACGATTAGAGGCAGCACTTAACAGCTTCCAACTTGTATTTGAGCTTGCAGATGAGTGGGAACAAAGAAATCTACTCAGGATCATCATTGACAGAATTGATGCCTACAATGACCATCTGGATGTCTTCTTGAAGTCTGGATATTGCTTCAAAATAAAGTATGAACGGGAAATAAAAAGGTTCACAAGAATATTGAGAAATTGGGAGATCAATACACTTAAGGAAATCGGGAATAAAAGGGCACGGGCTATAATTATGGCAAGTGAGGGGGTACGGTCAATCGAAATTGCCCATGTGCTTAATGTGGATTTTAATAAAATAATCACAACCATCAGAATGGTTAACAGACGAGGAATAGGCGTCTGTTTTAACGAGTTTAGAGATAATCAAGACACACCATTTGAAAGCTTTTTACGGCAAAACATCACAACGTTCAGGTATCTGTCGTTCAGAAAAATAATGAAGAAGCTGGAAGATGAAGGCTTTTCCCCTTCGCTTAACCAGTTTAAAAATGCCTGGTATCGGATTGTCCCTGATGATCCAGTAGGTGGGTTAAAGAAAGAAAAAATAAATAGTTAGGAGGTTTTATGAGGTCAACGGTTGAGATAAGCATAAATAAGATTACACAGAGCCAAGGTGTTTACCCAAGGTTTAACACAGATTTTGACAGGGTAAATATGTTTGTCGAACTGATGGAAGCAGGCGAGAAGTTCCCTCCTGTAAAAGTTACTAAGCACGGTGATTCCTATGTTTTGCTGGACGGTAATCACAGGCTGGAAGCACGGAAAAAAATAGGCAAAGAAAAAATCCCAGCAGATATCTTCGATACGCCGAAACAGTTGTGGAGACTGGCTGCCGCACGGTTCAATGGAAAAGGTTCTCTGCCTCTTAAAGGTGAAGAATTTAAACGGGTGATTGTAAGCGCCTGGACAATAGATGAGATCCATGACACTTACAAAATTGCCCATGAACTGGGGTGCTCTGACAGGTATGTAAGAAAGGTTTTACAGCCAATCAGGGATGAGGAAAAGGCAAACCTGGAAAAGAAAATCAAGGAAATGAGAGACAAGGGGGTCTCTCAAAGAGAAGTGGCAAAAAAAGTTGGGGTGTCAGACCGAACTGTTGGCAAGATTGAAAAGATGGCCAATAAGCAAGATGCGAACCTACGGAACCTAGTTCCGCTGGTTCGCACGGTACATGGTGATATTCCTAATAATGTCCACCATATAAACGAGAAAGGCACAGAAGAAATAGGTTCCTCAGAAATGAACAATGAAACAAAAGCAACAGCGGATAGAGTTTTAACTAAAACCAGTGTTCAAGCAATGAACACGGGTAAGAGTCTTGACAGACCTGCCCAAAAGAAGGAGGCCGAAGCTGAGGCTCTCAAAGACCCCGATGCCTTTCCCTTGAGCGCACTTGATGATCCGGATTTTCCTTTGATGGTCAAATGGAAACCAGGGCAGAGGGAGACGCACAGAGCATTGGATATGATTGGGAAGTACTGGAGCGTAGATAGGATCGCCAAAAAACTTGATATGCCCCCGGGATGGGTCAGGAACACAGCGCTTGCGATGCTGCTTATTTACCACTATGGGCATGATAAATATGATACGGGAGAGATTGCAGAGAAATTCAAGATGAATGAGACCAGGGTGGAATACCTGATCTTCCTGAATCTGCATTTTAACGCGTTACCACCCGGTAGAAAAACCCTGGTGATCTGGTTACAAGATTAC
This region of Syntrophales bacterium genomic DNA includes:
- a CDS encoding recombinase family protein, whose product is MAIITAIYIRVSTEEQAEKGFSVENQIEKLSHTAEEQGWQHEIFDDRGYSGAKFDRPELQRMLKLVKNKQIERVLVWKVDRLSRKLSHLLNILELLEANNVELISVSENFDIKTPVGKLLLGMLGTVAEFERDSIIQRIKAITNTRKRIKKLPLGNPPYGLVINETKSMLVQDNGPGCELVKKIFNLAGRGMGTTRIAEYLNNNGFKTRREKRFSSAVVGRMLNNITYAGMIEIDGELVRGNIEPIISLDTYMKMQGALQRRKHQIKAPGTKHLLTGLLKCSICGSGLVSSGYYALGKRFYRCARKANEGRSACTLKAFNAKRLEADIEAKLSEIVAKDKNLILQRMIKEEEKYILMAQETKQDIRRLESSIKGDEDSVNKYFEMFETDFISQEDLGKRIDLLKKNTKAQRNELFTLKASLLDLNPTEIRKRLEAALNSFQLVFELADEWEQRNLLRIIIDRIDAYNDHLDVFLKSGYCFKIKYEREIKRFTRILRNWEINTLKEIGNKRARAIIMASEGVRSIEIAHVLNVDFNKIITTIRMVNRRGIGVCFNEFRDNQDTPFESFLRQNITTFRYLSFRKIMKKLEDEGFSPSLNQFKNAWYRIVPDDPVGGLKKEKINS
- a CDS encoding helix-turn-helix domain-containing protein, with protein sequence MRSTVEISINKITQSQGVYPRFNTDFDRVNMFVELMEAGEKFPPVKVTKHGDSYVLLDGNHRLEARKKIGKEKIPADIFDTPKQLWRLAAARFNGKGSLPLKGEEFKRVIVSAWTIDEIHDTYKIAHELGCSDRYVRKVLQPIRDEEKANLEKKIKEMRDKGVSQREVAKKVGVSDRTVGKIEKMANKQDANLRNLVPLVRTVHGDIPNNVHHINEKGTEEIGSSEMNNETKATADRVLTKTSVQAMNTGKSLDRPAQKKEAEAEALKDPDAFPLSALDDPDFPLMVKWKPGQRETHRALDMIGKYWSVDRIAKKLDMPPGWVRNTALAMLLIYHYGHDKYDTGEIAEKFKMNETRVEYLIFLNLHFNALPPGRKTLVIWLQDYPPRNQDSEYIELLRREKIYQKCREEGKKPPWEYQADIPEAFIDMPLDINDKFYQAADFVNEVAELVSVGLFREEKMEKNLLGRFNVLYAAMNNLRDSMQRKDYIARANDDSQKLRAYNYIHKGKEGMALVKNMP